In one Brienomyrus brachyistius isolate T26 chromosome 12, BBRACH_0.4, whole genome shotgun sequence genomic region, the following are encoded:
- the scocb gene encoding short coiled-coil protein B isoform X2, with amino-acid sequence MDGDVENQVEVEEKTRLINQVLELQHTLEDLSARVDAVKEENLKLKSENQVLGQYIENLMSASSVFQTTDTKGKRK; translated from the exons ATGGATG GTGATGTGGAGAATcaggtggaggtggaggagaaAACACGACTCATCAACCAGGTCTTGGAGCTCCAGCACACACTGGAAG ATCTCTCTGCACGGGTGGATGCAGTGAAGGAGGAGAATCTGAAGCTGAAGTCTGAAAACCAGGTGCTGGGACAGTACATCGAGAACCTCATGTCGGCCTCTAGCGTCTTCCAAACCACCGATACGAAGGGCAAGCGAAAGTAA